In Silene latifolia isolate original U9 population chromosome X, ASM4854445v1, whole genome shotgun sequence, the following proteins share a genomic window:
- the LOC141620106 gene encoding protein FAR1-RELATED SEQUENCE 5-like, with translation MVFVPFTRVDNHKRCITFGAGLIGDESIECYRWLFKTFLEAMGGCHPRVIITDQDKSIKSVVPEVFKESTHRLCMWHIMKKLREKVSYQLFQDEDFNSRLNRCVWNNQLEPDEFEEQWGKIMTDYQLVEHEWFSDLYDIREPWIPAYFKDVSMSGLMRVTSRSESENSFFDRFLTPHLTLVDFWVCYESALEAQRHRQSKLNSDNKHSEIPRKTNSNLEVHSSEIYSHNIFKDFQTELVAALSDCRFKDVDKIDETKIYILTDLQMPNKSWNVAFSPDNIEITYSCSMFQRMGLLCRHCHWVLHNQDFQKIPEPVHNAKMDKSCNE, from the coding sequence ATGGTGTTTGTGCCTTTCACAAGAGTTGATAATCACAAAAGATGCATAACCTTTGGAGCTGGGTTGATAGGTGATGAAAGTATTGAGTGTTACAGATGGCTGTTCAAGACATTTTTGGAAGCAATGGGCGGGTGCCATCCGAGAGTTATAATTACTGATCAGGACAAATCAATAAAGTCGGTAGTCCCGGAAGTATTTAAGGAGTCAACACACAGACTGTGCATGTGGCACATAATGAAGAAACTAAGAGAAAAAGTCAGTTATCAACTATTTCAAGATGAGGATTTTAATAGCAGGCTCAAtaggtgtgtttggaacaaccaacTTGAGCCTGATGAATTCGAAGAACAATGGGGGAAGATAATGACCGATTATCAGCTTGTAGAACACGAGTGGTTTTCAGATTTGTACGATATCAGGGAACCGTGGATCCCTGCCTATTTTAAAGATGTTTCCATGTCTGGCTTGATGAGGGTTACTTCAAGGTCTGAGAGTGAAAACAGTTTCTTTGACAGGTTCCTCACACCTCATTTGACCCTTGTTGATTTTTGGGTGTGCTATGAGAGTGCTTTGGAAGCACAAAGACACAGGCAGTCCAAGTTGAACAGTGACAACAAACACTCTGAAATCCCACGGAAAACTAACTCAAACCTTGAAGTCCATTCTTCTGAAATATACTCGCACAATATTTTCAAAGACTTCCAAACAGAATTGGTTGCAGCTTTGTCTGATTGCCGTTTTAAAGATGTGGacaagattgatgagacaaaaatatatattctaacAGACTTGCAGATGCCAAATAAGTCATGGAACGTAGCATTTTCACCAGATAACATCGAGATTACTTATTCCTGTTCTATGTTTCAGAGAATGGGCTTGTTGTGCAGGCACTGCCATTGGGTTCTACACAACCAAGATTTTCAGAAAATACCAGAACCAGTACATAATGCAAAGATGGACAAAAGCTGCAATGAGTAA